From Xiphophorus hellerii strain 12219 chromosome 20, Xiphophorus_hellerii-4.1, whole genome shotgun sequence, the proteins below share one genomic window:
- the fam219aa gene encoding protein FAM219A isoform X1 yields the protein MMEEIDRFQVPPVNGETQPLDPAASSTLEAASDTKGESVAMNYKPSPLQVQIEKQRDLARKASVKNGTVGSPVNQQPKKNARTRLVVPNKGYSSLDQSPDEKPLVALDTDSDDDFDMSRYSSSGYSSAEVRCLRDQQINQDLNIQLLKDGYRLDEIPDDEDLDLIPPKAVNPTCMCCQAAPSTACQIQ from the exons ATGATGGAAGAAATCGACAGGTTCCAAGTGCCTCCTGTCAACGGAGAGACACAGCCTTTG GACCCAGCAGCGTCCTCTACTTTGGAGGCGGCATCGGACACTAAAGGAGAGAGCGTGGCCATGAACTACAAGCCCTCCCCACTGCAAGTCCAGATAG AGAAACAGAGGGACCTTGCCAGGAAGGCTTCGGTGAAGAATGGCACCGTGGGAAGTCCTGTCAATCAGCAACCCAAGAAAAACGCCAGGACAAG GTTGGTCGTGCCAAACAAAGGTTACTCCTCTTTAGACCAGAGCCCGGATGAGAAGCCTCTGGTTGCGTTGGACACTGACAG TGACGATGACTTCGACATGTCCAGATACTCTTCATCAGGATACTCCTCAGCCGAGGTGAGATGTCTGAGGGACCAG CAAATTAACCAGGACCTGAACATCCAGCTCCTGAAGGACGGGTACCGGCTTGACGAGATCCCAGACGACGAGGACCTGGATCTGATCCCCCCTAAAGCAGTGAACCCCACCTGCATGTGCTGCCAGGCCGCCCCCTCCACAGCCTGTCAGATCCAGTAG
- the LOC116709928 gene encoding nicalin-1, giving the protein MLLSSAAVWLLLCVQCLHGSALPAMSSYEFTAYRMQQYNLAQQKYGCRGAIVVAEARSADEPSLTRRCVIMKVQDFTVEKYFEALRQNAAAVLILLPQNISGLPHETIKSFMVSENEALQKETLTPVYVVPEDEQLLYMYEEVRQAAASRTSSMFVRVLRSMVTATAFQILVSNNNAIKAITDNTITTLEGVLPGTGEDAPTIIITAHYDSYGLAPWLSYGADSNGSGVTILLELARLFQKLYGTSGTRPQYNLMFSLTGGGKYNFLGTKRWIEENLDHAESSLLHDNVAFVLCLDSLAKGDELYMHVSRPPKPDAPLYSFIEQLEEVVSSRFPWVKVGLVHKKINLVESTVAWEHERYSLRRIQGFTLSHVEDPKSELRGSMLDTMSQVDFRKLKRNGIIIAEALARYMYNLSDKGSPKDIQVFKGQLDFQDSRMSSMMSFLTSVPRAAQLLHKEPGQILLVNSLEYEFKHYLQQVHRHTFRQDKRDPEITFFDQMNQPIVMYRVKPAAFDLFLGGCITAYLGIVYYSIQNFGHLYARLKAAVKTKHQ; this is encoded by the exons ATGTTGCTGAGCAGTGCTGCTGTttggctgctgctctgtgttcAGTGCCTGCATGGCTCTGCCCTCCCTGCCATGTCCTCCTATGAGTTCACCGCCTACAGGATGCAGCAGTACAACCTGGCGCAACAAAAATATG GTTGCCGCGGAGCCATAGTTGTGGCAGAGGCGCGCTCTGCCGACGAACCGTCGCTGACCCGCCGTTGTGTCATCATGAAGGTTCAGGACTTCACTGTGGAGAAATACTTTGAAGCCCTGAgacagaatgctgctgctgtgctgATCCTACTGCCTCAAAATATCTCCGGCCTTCCGCACGAGACAATAAAG TCCTTCATGGTGAGTGAGAACGAGGCCTTGCAGAAAGAAACTCTTACTCCAGTCTACGTTGTTCCTGAGGATGAACAGTTGCTTTACATGTATGAGGAGGTGAGGCAGGCTGCAGCTTCACGGACCTCATCCATGTTTGTCAGAG TTCTTCGAAGTATGGTCACTGCTACAGCCTTCCAGATCTTAGTGAGCAACAACAACGCCATTAAGGCCATCACTGACAACACCATAACCACACTGGAG GGTGTGCTCCCTGGAACCGGAGAGGATGCtcccaccatcatcatcaccgcCCACTATGACTCATACGGACTCGCTCCG TGGCTGTCATATGGAGCAGACTCTAATGGCAGCGGAGTCACCATTCTGCTGGAGCTGGCACGTCTTTTCCAGAAACTTTACGGCACCTCCGGTACCAGACCACA atataatttaatgttttccttGACCGGAGGAGGAAAATACAACTTCCTCGGCACGAAGAGATGGATTGAGGAGAATCTTGATCACGCCG AGTCCAGCCTGCTTCACGACAACGTGGCATTTGTCCTGTGCTTGGACTCGCTGGCCAAAGGTGATGAACTATACATGCACGTTTCTCGCCCACCGAAGCCCGACGCTCCTCTGTACTCCTTCATtgagcagctggaggag GTGGTTTCCTCCAGGTTCCCCTGGGTGAAGGTGGGATTGGTGCACAAGAAGATCAATCTTGTTGAGTCAACGGTGGCCTGGGAGCACGAGCGCTACAGCCTACGGAGGATCCAGGGCTTCACTCTGTCTCACGTGGAAGATCCCAAGTCTGAACTTCGTGGGTCTATGCTAGATACAAT GTCCCAAGTCGATTTTAGGAAACTTAAGCGAAACGGCATTATCATAGCTGAAGCTCTGGCCCGGTACATGTACAATCTCTCAGACAAG ggtTCACCAAAGGATATTCAAGTTTTTAAGGGTCAGCTG GACTTTCAGGACAGCCGCATGTCCAGTATGATGTCCTTTTTGACCTCTGTGCCCCGGGCTGCCCAGCTGCTGCACAAGGAACCCGGTCAGATCCTACTGGTCAACTCACTGGAGTACGAGTTCAAGCACTACCTGCAGCAGGTCCATAGACACACCTTTCGACAGGACAAGAG GGACCCTGAGATCACCTTTTTTGATCAAATGAACCAACCAATTGTCATGTACAG GGTGAAGCCAGCAGCGTTTGATCTGTTCCTAGGAGGATGCATCACTGCATATTTGGGGATTGTTTACTATTCAATCCAG AATTTCGGGCATCTGTACGCTAGACTCAAAGCTGCAGTGAAAACCAAGCATCAGTGA
- the fam219aa gene encoding protein FAM219A isoform X2 has product MMEEIDRFQVPPVNGETQPLDPAASSTLEAASDTKGESVAMNYKPSPLQVQIEKQRDLARKASVKNGTVGSPVNQQPKKNARTRLVVPNKGYSSLDQSPDEKPLVALDTDSDDDFDMSRYSSSGYSSAEQINQDLNIQLLKDGYRLDEIPDDEDLDLIPPKAVNPTCMCCQAAPSTACQIQ; this is encoded by the exons ATGATGGAAGAAATCGACAGGTTCCAAGTGCCTCCTGTCAACGGAGAGACACAGCCTTTG GACCCAGCAGCGTCCTCTACTTTGGAGGCGGCATCGGACACTAAAGGAGAGAGCGTGGCCATGAACTACAAGCCCTCCCCACTGCAAGTCCAGATAG AGAAACAGAGGGACCTTGCCAGGAAGGCTTCGGTGAAGAATGGCACCGTGGGAAGTCCTGTCAATCAGCAACCCAAGAAAAACGCCAGGACAAG GTTGGTCGTGCCAAACAAAGGTTACTCCTCTTTAGACCAGAGCCCGGATGAGAAGCCTCTGGTTGCGTTGGACACTGACAG TGACGATGACTTCGACATGTCCAGATACTCTTCATCAGGATACTCCTCAGCCGAG CAAATTAACCAGGACCTGAACATCCAGCTCCTGAAGGACGGGTACCGGCTTGACGAGATCCCAGACGACGAGGACCTGGATCTGATCCCCCCTAAAGCAGTGAACCCCACCTGCATGTGCTGCCAGGCCGCCCCCTCCACAGCCTGTCAGATCCAGTAG